ACGACCACTATCGGCGTGTAGTAGCCCGAAAAGCGATCGACGAACTGCTCCTTTTCGGTTTTCTTCTCCTGTGCTCCCTGCACCATCTCGATGATTTTCGAGAGCGTCGAATCACCCGCCGTTGAGGTGACCTCTACTTCGAGATAGCCTTCCGCGTTGATACTTCCGGCAAACACTTCATCGCCGGAAGATTTGTCGATAGGTACGCTCTCTCCGGTGATTGAAGACTCATCGACCGCACTCTCGCCCTCGACAACTGAGCCGTCGAGTGGGATCTTCTCGCCGGGACGGACGATGACGGTTTCGCCTACGTCCACGTCCTCGGCCGCTACAGTCACCTCATCGCCATTCCGGCGGACCGTGGCCTCATCCGGCGAGAGTTCCATCAGTTCACGCAGCGAGTTGCGTGCTCTATCCATCGCGTAATCTTCAAGCAACTCCGCGATGCTGAACAGGACGGCTAGTGTCGCGGCTTCGACGAAGTAGCCGATGCCGGTGGCGGCGATGATCGCCGTCCCCATCAGGAAGTCGATGTCGAGACTCAGGTTCTTCGCGGAGTAGTAGCCTCCGCGAACGACGGGATAGCCGCTGACGGCGATTGCGACGAAAAATAGCCCGTCCGCGAGTGTGAGCGGATAGTCGAGGACGGTTGCAGCCTCGATGTTTTGCCCAGTGAGTACGAACTCGAAGAGGAGACCGAACACGAGAAACCCTGCTCCGATCCAGGTTTTGATGGCGCGCGAACTCGTCCAGATCTCCGAGGGAGGCGCGATTTCCACTCCTCCGGTCGATTCCTCACGAGAATCGCTTTCATCGCCGACGACGTCGTAGCCCGCACCCTCAATGGCTGCAACCACGTCGGCCTCGGTCACACGGTCAGAATTATAGGTCACCGTAGCCGTGCCAGTGGTCGGCTGGAGGGTCGTGTCAGTGATCCCGTCGACGCGTTGGAGTGCCTTACCGACCTTCTGCGCGCACGAGGGACAGTCCATCTCCGGAACGGCAAGCCGGACGGACAGTTCTCGCGCCTGCTTACTGTCGCCCGTCTGTTCCACTGCATCCACGTTCTCGGTCATCACCGTGAGATAGGGGAGTCAACTCGATAAGCCTTAGTTGGAATTTTCCAAACGGGAAGTCAGGTCAGGGTGATATCGACGGCTCCGAAGGGAGATTTTCGTGAGCAACGTGCTCCTTCGCAAGGTGTTCTTCCGCCCGTCGAAGTCGGTAGGTGAGCGTCGACCGAGGCACGTTGAGGTGCTCTGCTAGTCCACCTACGTCGATCTCTCGGGGCGACTCGTAATAGCCGTGTTCGACGGCAGCCTGAAGAGCAGCCTCTTGTTCTGGCGAGAGCTGGGTTGTTCTGTCGTTCGTATTGTTTGTCGAGGTCGAGGTGGCGGCCGTTCGGAGTATTTCCGTTCGGGCACAGTCGCCGACGGCAGTTGCGAGCTCATCGAAGAACGCACTCACGTCGCCCTCGCCGGAATGGATGATGCGCCAGGTGTAGTGACGACTCTCGTGGCGCGTGTCGAACAGTAGACCATCGCCGAGGTGGTCGCGTGCGATGTGGGGGATGGACGAGCAAAGAGGGGTGCGCTCCCAGTACGAGTAGAGAACGAGCGTGTCATCAGTCTGGTCAAGGATCTGTGTAGTCTGGGTAGCATCACAGTCCTCGGTTGCGAGACAGTCTGCATAGTAGTCGCTGTTGAGAAAGGCGTCTTCGATATCAGCGAGAGCGTCGGGTGTCCCGGTGGCGTGATCGACGCGCCAGAGACGGTTCTCGGTGGCGTGCAGCGAGAGCGATCGAATCCAAGCGTCTGGATGGTCAGCGAGAGTATCTGCCACCCTGTTGCACTTAGGTTCGTATTCGAGAGCGAAGACGAGCTCGCGCATACACTACTATAGCTGGCTCGGAGGCATAATACATGGCTTTAGACCGCCCGGATTTGGTTACTGGGGTTAGATCACATCGTCGTGATCGTGAGTTTCCTGCATCCGCTGTGCTTCGGCAGCGTATTGCTCTTGAAGGTCGGTATCGTCGACGGAGCCGAGATTGCTCGGGTCAGCGTCGACAGCCGCCGTGGTGTCGCGAACATCGGTAAAGGAGGTTAGTGCTCGTTCTTTGCGGTAGTACTGCTCACCATCGGGAGTTGCGTAGGTGAGGATGATCAGGTTCTGCTCGTCGTCGGAGTAGGTTCGTTCGACCAACCACACACGGATACCATTATCCAGTTGCTCCGTCATATTCGCCCGGTTGTTGCGCCTCGGGATTAAATGGTGGAGGTTGTAGATGGGTGTTTTCAGAGACACGGAACCCAAAGCCCATCCCGGCAGCACAAATTTCCGAAGAGATCTATGCATGAACAATCTACCTAGCCGACTTCAGCTCAGGTATTGCCGGAGAACTCATCTGACCCGCTACGGGAGAATCCCCTGAACCAGAGATCGGGTGAACATATTTGTTATTAAATGATGGTCTGTGGAATAGCCCTGATGATGTTGATTTCGAATCGAATCGTGTATGAGCAATCTACCTGCCTGGCTTCAGATCGAGATCGTCGTCTATCAACACTCAACGATTTATCGCCCACCGCAATCTTCAAATAGATTGCGAAAATACGATTTGGTGCGATGTCACAGAGTACTCTCGGTCGCATCTGGGATCGTCTCACAGCACGCTACGAACAGGACACAGAATCCGACTGTTGCGGGGCTACTGTTGAGGAAATCACACAGGATTCGCCCGAAACCGAATCGGAGAACTGCTGCGAATAGATACAAAACGCAAAGGTACGATATGTCCCAGACAGACTCACCACCTGACGAAGCCTACAGCGCGCTCGACCGATTATACGACGACCCGGAGGCACGAATCGCCGCCCTGCGGGACTCTCGCCCTCCCGAACGAGATGTTGCCGGTCAAGAAGCCGTATTCAAGGCGCTCGCCAACGAAGACCGCCTCCGCGTTCTCGAAACACTCCGCGAGTCCGAGTGCTGTGGCTGTGAATTACAGATCGTGCTCGATGCACCGCAATCGACGGTCGCCACGCACCTCCGGAAGTTGAAGAAAGCGGGACTGGTCAAATCACGGAAGAAGGGCAAGTGGAGCTACTACCGCATCGCCGATACCGCGGTCTTCGAACTGCTTGATCTCGCCCGCGCTGTTCAGGGGGACGCCTGAGATGCTTCCGGCAGGACTCGAAAGCGGCCTCATCGACTCGTGGAACTACTTCGTTCATCTCGTGGTCCTCCTCGTCCCGCTGTTCATCGGGGCGTCGTTCCTCGTGGGCCTCGCACAGGAGTATCTCCCACCGGAGAAGGTCGAGCGAAAGCTTCGCGGGCACGATGAGGGTGCGGGGAACGTCGCTGCCGCCGGACTGGGCGCGGTGACGCCATTCTGTTCGTGTTCGACTGTGCCTGTACTGGCTGGATTATTGCAGGCAGGCGCGCCGCTCGGGCTCGCGTTTTCGTTTCTGCTGGCCTCGCCGCTCGTCAACGAGATCGCCGTGTTGTTGCTCGTCGGCCTGTTCGGCATCGAGGTGACGGTCTGGTACATCGTCATGACGTTCGTCGCGGCAGTCGTCGGTGGACTCGTGATCGGGCGGCTGGGATTGGCCGAACAAGTCAAGGAAGTCAGCATTACTAACGAGACCGATCAAGCCGTCGCAACAGACGGCGGGACGGTCGATTGCTGTGCTGGAGGACCGACGCCAACCGAACAGACCCACAGACAGCACGTCGAGAGCGCCGCGCGTGATGCATGGTCGTTCTTCGTCGATACCCTTCCATATCTGATTCTCGGAATGGTGATCGGGGCGCTGATTCATGGCGTCGTTCCAGTCGACGTGCTCCAGACCGTCCTCGGACCTGAGAACCCGCTCGCCGTGCCACTGGCTGCGCTCGCCGGTGCGCCGGTCTACGTCAGCCTCAGCGGAATGTTGCCAATCGCTGCTTCCCTCAGCGAACAGGGGATCGCTATTGGGACCGTTCTCGCGTTCGTCGTTGGCGGAGCTGGTGTCAGCATCCCGAACGTGATTCTCCTGAACAAACTCTTCAAGCGCCGGCTGTTGGTCGTTTACGCTACCACCGTCGTCGCAATCGGTGTCATCGTTGGTGTTGTGTTCAATATCTTCATCGTCTAAGTTGCCCTGCTGGCCAGTCACCCATCTTCACTTCCAACAATACCGTGACCGTGGCAACACCGATTTCGCCGTCCCGATGGTCTCGATCACGAGCGCCCGGAACCGGCTTCGTATCCGTTCGGTGCTATTCGAGGGCGGCGACTGCGTCGACGGTGACTGCGGCACCACCGAGTAGTTCGCAGGCTCCGACGGTCGTGCGTGCCGGATACGTGTCCTCGAAATATCTCTCGTAGGTCTCGTTGACCGATTCGTAGGCGGCCATATCGGTGAGATACAGCGTTAACTGAAACACGTCATCCATCCCCTGTCCGCGCTGATTCAGCTTGGCTTCGAGGTTCTGTAAGGCGAGTTCGAGCTGCTGTGCAGGTGGTTCGTCGCTTTCGACTTGTCCATTGTGCTCGGGAAGTTGCCCCTCGATGAAACGGAGGTCCGAGTCGCCAGTCTTCATTCCGTAGCCACCGATGAACTCCGTCCCAGCGCGCTGCCTTCGGCTTGCTTCGCTCGCTCGATCCGGAATCGATCTGTTGGCTTGCTCTGATTGCACGCTTCGGTTTAATATTCTCTCAAGTAAAACCCTTTCGTCCGCACTCGTACGAACGACCCATGGGCAGAGATAGTACACGAATAGGGTATCACCCGCGTCGTCATCGAAACGATTAATTGAGTCTGTATTCAATTCACTCTCCATGGCGCAAGCGACCGAACGACTCCAGCGATACCTCGAAGACGAGCTCGGGGAGTGTCGAGACGAGGACGTCAAGCGTCGACTCGACGAACTCGGCACGCTCGAAGCGGCACTCGGCCCAGCACAGGTCAACGCCGAACTCGACGTGCTCGCCGCGCTCGCCAACGAGACGCGCTACACGCTCGTTCGCGTGCTCGTAGCAGCCGGGGAGGAACTCTGTGTCTGTGAGCTTCAGGCCGTCGTCGACGTGAGTGAGAGCGGGCTGAGTCACGCGCTCTCGGCGCTCGTCGACGCGGGACTCGTGACCGGGCGCAAGGACGGACGTTGGAAGAAGTACCAAGCTACCAACCGTGCCATCACCCTTGTGACTGTCCTCGACGGGAGCGTGAGTAATGAGTAACGTCGACCACGAGCACGGCCCGGACTGCTCGTGTCCGCAGTGTGGTGACCCACGGTCGATGGACTTCCTCGACAAGTACCTCACCGTCTGGATCTTCGGCGCGATGGCCGTCGGCGTGGGATTGGGCTATATCGCCCCATCGGTGACCCAACCGATTCAGAACCTCCATCTCGTGGAGATCGGCCTCATACTGATGATGTACCCGCCGCTGGCGAAGGCGGACTACTCGCAGCTCCGGACGGTATTCAGCAACTGGCGCGTACTCGGGCTGAGCCTCATCCAGAACTGGCTCATCGGCCCAACGCTGATGTTCGGGCTGGCGGTCGTGTTCTTCAGCGGCCTCGTTCCGGGCCTGCCCGCGCGCCCCGAGTTCTTCCTCGGACTTATCTTCATTGGGATGGCCCGGTGTATCGCAATGGTGCTTGTCTGGAACGAACTCGCCGAAGGGTCTCCCGAATACGTCACTGGGTTAGTGGCGTTCAACAGCCTCTTCCAGATCGTCACCTACGGCGTCTACGTCTGGTTCTTCGGGTTGTTCCTGCCGCCGCTGCTGGGAATGGACTCGCTCGTTGCCGGGATTACCACCTTCGACATTACACCGATGCAGGTATTCCAAGCCATCGTGGTCTTTCTCGGTATTCCCTTTGTCGGCGGCTTTTTGACCCGCTACGCCGGCACGCGCACCAAGGGCGAAGAGTGGTATGACGAGGATTTCATCCCGAAGATCGACCCGCTGACGCTGGTCGCATTGCTGTTCACGGTAATCGTGATGTTCGCCACGCAGGGCGAGAACATCGTTGCTGCACCCGCAGATGTTCTGTTGATCGCGGTGCCGCTGACGATCTACTTCGTGGTGATGTTCTTCGTGAGCTTCGGCATGGGGAAAGGAATCGGCGCGGACTACTCGACGACGACCGCGATCGGGTTCACGGCGGCCTCGAACAATTTCGAGCTCGCCATCGCGGTCGCGGTCGCCGTGTTCGGTGTTGGCTCCGGCGTCGCCTTCACGACCGTCGTCGGCCCGCTCATCGAGGTGCCCGTCTTGCTCGCGCTGGTCAACGTTGCACTCTATTTCCAGCGCAAACTCGACTGGAGTGGAACCGAGACTGGCAGTCTCGACACATCACCGTCCGAGGCGACGACTGACGACTAACCACCACACGAACCAAAACCAATGTCCACCACTACTGATACAGCGAACCTGATTCGACTCGCGTTCATGTGCGTCCAAAATGCTGGACGCTCGCAGATGGCGACCGCATTCGCCGAGCGCGAACGCGAGCGCCGAGGCCTCGACGACGCCGTCGAGATCCTTACCGGAGGTACCCGTCCAGCGGACCACGTTCACGAGGAAGTCATCGAAGTCATGCGCGAGGAAGAGTTCGATCTCTCGGAGCGGATGCCCCGCGAAATCACAAGCGAGGAACTCCGTTCGTGTGAGTACGTGGCGACGATGGGTTGTTCGACGCTTGACGTCGACGAGGATGAGTCAACGGTTGACATCCGCGACTGGGATCTTCCCGATCCTCATGGAGAGGATATCGACACGGTACGTTCGATTCGAGACGACATTCACCAGCGTGTGGTGGATCTGTTCGATGAACTCAGCGACGACTCACAACTGAGCGCCCCCACGAACTGAGAGGGTTGACGACCCGGAAGAAACGAGTGCTACTCGGGCGACCACTCGCAGGCGTCGCCATAGGTCAGTTCGTTCTCGGTGATATACGCCGACAGGCACGCGTAGTTGCAGAAGTAGAGAGGTGAGCCACAATCGACGGTGCAGTCGCGTACACAGATGGGGTCGTGGTTGAAGATACGCGAACCACAGTATGCACACGCCTCGTCTGTATCGGGAATCTCGACTGTCGTAGCCATGTTCTGTGGTTCTTCACGACCAAGCGAAAGCATTCCGACCGTCTACTGATAGAGCTTCCAGTGATACGCTCCCCCTATGCGTACCGTTCGTCGAAGTTTGTGAACTGCTCTGTGACACCCCAACCATGGGAGGCTGCTGAAATCAGTCTTCGTAAGGTGCTCCGGCGTCACAAGATTCTACAATGGTACAGTTTACGAAAGACTGGATTCAGCACAATCAAATACTCATCTACGCAACTGGCGTCCTTCTCGCAGTTATCGTGAGCTTTGCTCAGCCGGGGCTAAGTTCTCCTCTGGAACAGTTCATCAACCCCGTCTTGGCAGTGCTTCTGTACGTGACGTTCCTTGAAATCCCGTTCGTCAAACTTCGCCGGGCGTTCACGAACGGCCGATTCATGCTGGCTGCGCTCGGGATGAACTTCCTCGTGGTTCCGGTCGTCGTCTTCGCTCTCACCCGATTTCTCCCGCAGGACCCGGCCGTTCTTGTCGGGGTATTCATGGTATTGCTCACGCCGTGTATCGACTACGTAATTTCGTTCACGGAGCTTGCGAACGGCGATGCAGAACAGATCACTGCGGCGACGCCAGTGTTGTTGCTCATTCAGTTGCTGCTCCTTCCGGGGTATCTCTGGGTGTTCATGGGAGAGCGAGTTACAGAGTTCATTCAGGCAGGACCCTTCATTGAGGCGTTCGTTCTCATCATCGCAGTTCCGCTGACGCTCGCATGGCTTACCGAAGTGGGTGCAGAACGTTCTGAGGCTGGAAAGCGATGGAAAGACGCGATGGAGTGGTTACCAGCCCCGATGATGAGTGTGACGCTGTTTGTGGTTATCGCGTCCCAACTCCCACGTGTTCAAAACTCAATCGGACAGATCACTGCTGTCATCCCGGTATATGTCGCGTTCCTCGTTATAATGCCACTACTCGGACGGTTCGGGGGCGGACTCTTTGGAATGGATGTGGGCGAGAGCCGTGCTCTCGTGTTTACGTCGGTGACGCGGAACTCATTGGTCATTCTGCCGCTGGCACTCGCGCTACCGTCGGGATACGCACTCGCTCCGGCGGTCGTCATCACACAGACACTCGTCGAATTGATTGGAATGGTCGTCCTTACCCGAGTCGTACCAACGTGGCTTGTTCCCGAGACCGGTCGGGGAATTAGCCCGGAGACGACCCCAGACGACTGAAATACACATATCCAAGGGTAGCTAGGCCGGCTCATCACATATAGAAGGTTGAGTATTTCAGACTGATAGTTGATTTCGTCATTCGCTGTGCATTAGAAATCCATTTGCCTGACTTCAGATGAGGTCGGGCTGCACATTCTTGATATGGGCATCGACCTCTCGCCCGACGAACGCGACCCCTACACCCGCGCGTTCCTCACTGTCGCAGCGACCTTCGCCGAGCTCGAAGCTGAGATCAAACGCGACAACACCCGCGAAGGAATCGCAGCGAGTCGTGCCCAGGGCAAATGGCATGGCCGCCCACCATTCGGATACGACGTCGGTCCAGAGGGTTTCTTAGTACCTAATGACGACTATGAGACTGCTATCGTTATCCTCGATGAACTCGATAAAGGTGCGAGCAAACGTGAGCTTGCCCGTCGGACCAGTGTCGCCCGCTCGACAATCCAGCACATTGCCAACAACCACGAGCGGTATGTTGGTGAGTCGTCACAATTCGTTGGCTCCGTATAGCGATATACAATGCACGCCTACTACACGATCGAAGGGTGATGGATGTGGAGTGGCCGCCAGCACCACCCGAGGGCTATCGACCACACGACCCCGACTACCAGCAACCGTGGTACGTCACGGTAGCGCTGCTCGGCTGGATTCTCGGGGTGTTTATCGGTCCGCCACTGTTGGTAGTGGCCCTGAAAGGAGAGGAGACAGCGGTTCGCCTCGCCTATACTGTCTTTCAGCATGAAACTCCCAATGAGTGGGCCAAATATCTCGTCTGGGTGCTCGGAATGCTTGGTCTCTTAGCTCTCCTTCATGAAGCGCTCCATGCTCTCTGTGGGCGCTGGTTCGGCTACCGCTCGAAATTCAGCATCAGATACGACGGTTTCCTTAATATCTCTCCAACGACGCTCACGTACGGTGAGTATCAATCGCGCGGTGAATCAATAGCTATCGCGCTCGCACCGCTGGTTGTTCTGACGCCGGCAAGTATCCTTGTACTGGTCGTGAGTCAGGATTTCTGGGTATTGGGGTCAGCAGCGCTTATCTGTCTCGGGAATTCAGTGGGGGCGGTTGCCGACCTCGGTTCAGCCTGCCGAATTGTACAGCTTCCAGCAGGCGAGCTCATCACTCAGGATAAGAAAGGCAGGCAGCAATATTATCACCGTGTGAATGAGTAGTCCCCATCGAGAATGCAGAGTAGGGTCATCCCGGAGGTCGGAGTTTGGCCGATCCAGAGGGATAGGGTTCTTCAGCAGCCGCAGTGGCGACGGCGTTACACGCTGAAGCTAGCAGGTCAGAACCGAACGGAGTGAGCTCGCGCGATGGCGCGGTGAGTACGGTGGTGCGGTTCCGCACTTCCCGAACCGAGTGCTGGAGCTGTTGCGGAATATCTGTAGATGCTGAAAGCCGGAAGAGATAACACTCGTGCTTAGGGAGTTGCCGAGAGAGGTTGATCGCATGAGTGTCGAATCCGAGCAGCCGTCGTCACCTGCCGGGCCACCGCTCGGTATCAAGGTCGTCTGCTGGTCCAGAATCCTACTCATGTTCGCCGAGTTCGTTTTAGCGCTCGTGCTGTTCGCGAACTTTGAAGGTCTATATGGCGTGCTATTGCTGGTAGCGATAGTAGGCGAGATCGTGATAGCGTACGGACTCTGGACGCTCACCCTATGGGGCTGGATACTGGCAGTCATCTGGTACTCGGTTGGCGGATTCCAGTCTGCGTCATCGTTGCTGTCGGGGAGCCTGAGTGGTCTCATCGGGATTATCCTGAGTTTCGTTACTGTTGGCCTGGTGCTCACGAACTATCGGTCGTTTCGATAACCCTCTCGGTCACTGGACGCTCCTGAGATATAGCTTATCGTCTCACATCAGGAAAGCACGCTCTTCAGTAGCACAGCGGAACCACGAGATGACGAGCGATCCACAGCCTGAATAGCCCGTATTCGTCACATAGCGGCTGTATCTCGCCATGGCGCGCTCATCATTAGCATGCTATTCCGCTAGTCTACCCAAGAACGGATCGGTCGCTCATCTGTAGGAGATTGTTGATGGAGTTCATGAACGTTTAGGGCATCCGTCTTTAGTTAGCACTCACACCTCGGTTGTGTAGCGGTAGCGAGCGTCTCTTGGAGGATCGATCGTTCTTGGTGAATTTTCTGTGCATCTTCGATCAGTCGTTCTAACAGCGGCGGTGGCGAATAGCCGAGGTGTTCGCCGAGTTCGTGGAGGATGAGCTGGGCGTGCGACCGGAAGGTCGCCGCCCAGCACTCGGGCGGGAACACGATCTCATTGTCAGCCTCCTCGGTGATCAGATCCAGCAGATCACGGCTTACCAGCAGTGACAGCAACGCTGCGTACAGCAGAATCTCAACAACCGCCGGGTTGCTTGTGCTGAACTCGTCAAGTTCGTACTGCGTCTTCAGCTCCCGGAACAGCAACTCCACTTCCCACCGACACCGGTACAGCGTTGCAAGATCAGCCGGCAGGAACTCCTCTCTGGGCAGATTCGTGATGTACAGATAGTAGTCGTCGGCGTCCTCGTTGCGGACACCGACGACGCGGAACCGCTTCGTATCCAGCGACCGAGTTCCATCGTACGGCCCTCGCTTGAATTCCGCTTCAACCTTGACGTCGATGTACTCACGATGGAGATCGTCCACGACGTCGTGGATCTGCTTGCTTCCAGGGGGATGGCGCGGCCGCGCCATCCCCGTAATTCCGCCGTTATCACCGGTTTTGCGCTCTTCTTCAACCGACTCACGAAGTAGCCGTCGTTCTCATCGATCAACGCGAAGCAGCGGTACTTGAAGTACGCGAGATCGAGGAGAACGAGCCGTCCCTGCAGCCACGAGCCTGTGTTGAACAGCGTGCTGTCGTGCGTTTTTTCGTCGCTAACGTCGAGCCGTTCGATCGTCTGGTCGGTGGCATTGTGGAGCAGGTGGAGCGTCGCTCCAGCCCGCTCCTCTTTCCGGGCCTGATACTCTTCGGAGAGAAATTCGTGCGGCCCTGTAGATAGACACTGGACTACCGACAGGGGAACCTCATATTAGCCGACAGTCCTCAGCTAGAGCGAGTGATAGAATGGTGGAGATACGAAAAGCAACCTCTGCAGATTCGGAGGACATGGACCGAATACAACGTGATTCACTCCAGTCACAGGCAGTGGACGAATACTCTTCAGAACAGTTAGAGTATATGACGGCAGTCGATGACGACCGTTTGCTGATTCCTCCAGAGAAAATAGAAGCAGATAGCCATGTATACATCATTGCTGAGCAGGATGGACTACCTGTGGGATATGGAGGTATAGATATTGATGAAGGATTATTGGCAGCGACATTCGTTGACCCCTCCGTTCTTCAACAAGGGGTTGGACAAGCGATAGCTGAGAGGCTGCAACAAATCGCTCAAGACCACGATATTGGAGTACTAAGAACATACGCATCACTCAACGTAACCGGATTTTATGAGCAGATAGGATTTCAAAAGCGAGAGTGTGTCACTGTTGGCGGAGGGGCTGGACCAGAGATTCCGAGCGTAGTGATGGAAAAGCGGGTTTGAGCTACACTCGTGTGATATACAAAGGCGTTTCAAGCACAACTGCACGGGGTTGCATGCGGCGACACTGCTAATCCTCATTTTGCACATCAGACGCCGTTATCGATGTGCAAAACCGACAGTTGGTCTCTCTATGGCTCGAGTGAACACACCTTAGCGTTCGGGACACATCTGCCAGAAGTACGACGATCTGGCGTTCTATAACCCGAGCAGATAGACTCGAACTGCCGATGTGCAATACGGAGACTTATCCTTATCCTGCCAGCCCTCCGGCCCCGCAGGGGCCGTGAGGGTGGTCGCTGACTATTGTGTATGCGAATCTCTACTGAATGACTCAGAAATCGGCTGTGACCATCGATTCTGTTTGTTTCTGCAATAGTAAGGAAGGCACGTGTCTGAATGCGGCGTTCCGAATCTTCGCCAACATCGGATACTCCACCTGCGCCAGCCGGCCCTGAATCCGTGACTGGCGCAGTATGGCTTCTGCTCGGTCTTTGCGACGAGTTTCGTAGGCAGAAAAGGCACGATGGGTGGCTCCGTGGGTAGCTATTGATTCGGCGAGGACGACGGAATCTTCCATCGCCTGTGCGCTTCCCTGTGCGAGATTCGGGGTCATGGCATGAGCAGCATCACCGAGAAGAGTAGCACGACCGTTGGTCCAGTGGTTGAGTGGCGGTACGTCCGTGAGCGGAGTTTGGATGATAGTTTCATCATCGGTAGCAGCGATGAGGTCGGGGACAGGATCAGTGAAATCGCGGTACTGTTTGGCGAGTTCAGCGGAGGTTGCCTCCGGTGCAGCGTCTGGAGATTCTGCCACAACTGTGGCAAACCAGTACACCTGTTCGCCATCGACAGGAAAGTACCCAAGGCGTACTCCATGGCCCCAAAATTCTGCGCCTACCTGCTCAATATCATTCGAAGTCGTTGTATCGGCGAGGCCCCGATAGGCGACTTCACCAGCGTATCGTGGTCGGTTATTTGGGGAGATATTCCTCCGAACGGTGGAGTTGACGCCATCAGCACCCACAACGAGGTCTGGTGTCTTCTCGGTTCCATCAGCGAACTGAATCGCGGGCTGCTTCGCGTCGATACCCACACACTCCATACCGAGTTGTAATCTATCGGTGGAGAGGTGGTTTCTGAGTACG
The genomic region above belongs to Halococcus salsus and contains:
- a CDS encoding GNAT family N-acetyltransferase, encoding MVEIRKATSADSEDMDRIQRDSLQSQAVDEYSSEQLEYMTAVDDDRLLIPPEKIEADSHVYIIAEQDGLPVGYGGIDIDEGLLAATFVDPSVLQQGVGQAIAERLQQIAQDHDIGVLRTYASLNVTGFYEQIGFQKRECVTVGGGAGPEIPSVVMEKRV
- a CDS encoding FAD-dependent monooxygenase, which produces MPDIAIIGGGIGGLCTAIGLQTRGFDPVVYEATDELRPVGFGIGIAPNGMQALDHLDVADPVVERGVAVDRIELRTKEGQLLMPMDFRTPVNQLDLNHIMVAVHRADLQSVLRNHLSTDRLQLGMECVGIDAKQPAIQFADGTEKTPDLVVGADGVNSTVRRNISPNNRPRYAGEVAYRGLADTTTSNDIEQVGAEFWGHGVRLGYFPVDGEQVYWFATVVAESPDAAPEATSAELAKQYRDFTDPVPDLIAATDDETIIQTPLTDVPPLNHWTNGRATLLGDAAHAMTPNLAQGSAQAMEDSVVLAESIATHGATHRAFSAYETRRKDRAEAILRQSRIQGRLAQVEYPMLAKIRNAAFRHVPSLLLQKQTESMVTADF
- a CDS encoding transposase: MSVVQCLSTGPHEFLSEEYQARKEERAGATLHLLHNATDQTIERLDVSDEKTHDSTLFNTGSWLQGRLVLLDLAYFKYRCFALIDENDGYFVSRLKKSAKPVITAELRGWRGRAIPLEASRSTTSWTISIVSTSTSRLKRNSSEGRTMELGRWIRSGSASSVSATRTPTTTICTSRICPERSSCRLILQRCTGVGGKWSCCSGS